Proteins encoded within one genomic window of Bradyrhizobium sp. 186:
- a CDS encoding IS110 family transposase, which produces MLLDHPSDGPTAIRTQFGAIFVSLELSRSTWVITSLSPGTGEKMSRHSVTAGDTAELMKLFAELRRKAEARTRESYPIITIQEAGLDGFWLHRVLQQNGIESHVVDPASIATSRRRRRAKTDRLDGEALLRALLAYKRGEPRVCAMVVAPSPEEEDRRRLCRERATLIAERITHVNRIKGLLFAQGISDYVPLRRNRRARLEALRTGDGRELPSHLKAQIGRELDRVELLLEQIKAVEAARDALLAAARKPADKNAADKVAPDPVAMLLALKGLGANFAAVLWSEAFYRQFSNRRQVAAYAGLAATPWQSGGIRHEQGVSKAGNPRLRTTMIQLAWLWIRHQPQSALTRWFKERSPQGRKRAIVALARKLLVTLWKYVTAGETIEGAVMKPAA; this is translated from the coding sequence ATGTTGCTCGATCATCCTTCCGACGGACCGACCGCTATCCGGACGCAGTTTGGCGCAATTTTTGTGTCTTTGGAACTGAGCCGTTCGACGTGGGTGATTACGTCACTTTCGCCTGGTACGGGCGAGAAGATGTCCAGGCACAGCGTCACGGCCGGCGATACGGCTGAGCTGATGAAGCTGTTTGCGGAACTCAGGCGCAAGGCGGAGGCCAGGACCCGCGAGAGCTATCCGATCATCACGATCCAGGAAGCTGGGCTGGACGGGTTCTGGCTGCACCGTGTTCTGCAACAGAACGGCATTGAGAGCCACGTGGTCGATCCCGCCTCGATTGCGACGTCGCGACGGCGGCGGCGGGCCAAGACTGACAGGCTCGATGGCGAGGCGCTGTTGCGGGCGCTTCTGGCCTACAAGCGCGGCGAGCCGCGGGTCTGTGCGATGGTGGTTGCGCCCTCGCCTGAAGAGGAGGACCGGCGCAGGCTGTGTCGCGAACGAGCGACGCTGATCGCCGAGCGCATCACGCATGTGAACCGGATCAAGGGTCTTCTGTTCGCGCAGGGGATATCCGACTACGTGCCGCTGCGGCGCAATCGGCGGGCGCGGCTTGAGGCCTTGCGCACGGGCGACGGGCGGGAGCTGCCTTCGCATTTGAAGGCGCAGATCGGCCGCGAGCTCGATCGGGTCGAACTGCTTCTGGAACAGATCAAGGCGGTCGAGGCCGCGCGAGATGCTCTGCTGGCCGCAGCCCGGAAGCCTGCAGACAAGAACGCTGCAGACAAGGTCGCGCCGGATCCGGTGGCGATGCTGCTGGCCTTGAAAGGGCTCGGCGCCAACTTTGCGGCCGTGCTCTGGTCGGAGGCGTTCTACCGGCAGTTCTCCAACCGCCGCCAGGTCGCCGCCTATGCGGGGCTTGCGGCGACGCCGTGGCAAAGCGGAGGCATCCGGCACGAGCAGGGCGTGTCGAAGGCCGGCAATCCCAGGCTGCGGACCACAATGATCCAGCTCGCCTGGCTGTGGATACGTCACCAGCCGCAGTCGGCCCTGACGCGCTGGTTCAAGGAGCGAAGCCCGCAAGGCCGCAAGCGCGCGATCGTGGCGCTGGCGCGCAAGCTTCTCGTGACCTTGTGGAAGTATGTCACCGCGGGCGAGACCATCGAGGGGGCCGTGATGAAGCCCGCCGCCTGA
- a CDS encoding PilZ domain-containing protein, with protein MGWDKRNAKRVHLDHERRATLLGADGTWRRDCILVDVSETGARLRIDGSPDVLRAREFFLLLSSTGLAFRRCELVRLEGSEAGVHFLGPGGSRPSSMTGEKK; from the coding sequence ATGGGCTGGGATAAGCGCAATGCGAAGCGCGTTCACCTTGATCATGAACGCCGAGCGACTCTGTTGGGCGCCGACGGCACATGGCGGCGCGACTGCATACTCGTCGATGTTTCGGAAACAGGTGCAAGACTCCGGATAGATGGATCGCCAGACGTGCTCAGAGCCCGAGAGTTCTTCTTGTTGCTGTCATCGACTGGCTTGGCTTTCCGTCGATGCGAGTTGGTCCGGCTAGAGGGATCAGAGGCTGGTGTCCATTTTCTAGGTCCAGGTGGTTCTCGTCCATCCTCGATGACTGGTGAAAAGAAATAG
- a CDS encoding HD domain-containing protein translates to MSPWPGFLTEWYFLMLVHIVADDPKKLSSVRSILERDHAVSSNLLCDAALKAENPEALVVRVDLRTTENIPALKNMLEGAQQTRKRIFLIENPAHVCVSQAYALGATLVLSGNLNAAKLLQALSQGRRAASGQTEVGRDSEAVTTAAGAIASLFTAMTSGMPVDLVGAKQSGTSLADHIAEHGLTDWLATVRRHHEGTYQHCLLVTGIAIDFGLSLGVGRADLERLHEAALFHDVGKAKIPLAILDKPGRLDAGERALIETHPTAGYEALKAQKGISAEILDAVRHHHE, encoded by the coding sequence ATGTCGCCTTGGCCCGGCTTTTTGACCGAGTGGTACTTTCTTATGTTGGTCCATATAGTCGCCGACGACCCGAAGAAACTATCGAGCGTTCGCTCCATTCTCGAGCGTGATCACGCGGTGAGCTCAAACCTGCTCTGTGACGCCGCGTTGAAGGCGGAAAATCCGGAAGCTTTAGTCGTACGGGTAGATTTGCGTACCACCGAAAATATCCCTGCCCTGAAAAACATGCTGGAGGGAGCTCAGCAAACCCGAAAGCGCATTTTCTTGATCGAGAATCCTGCTCACGTGTGTGTGTCACAGGCATATGCCTTGGGGGCTACGCTGGTGCTGTCAGGCAATCTGAACGCCGCTAAGCTGTTGCAGGCCCTTTCTCAGGGCCGCAGGGCAGCGAGCGGCCAAACAGAGGTTGGTCGCGACTCGGAGGCTGTCACTACTGCCGCAGGTGCCATCGCTTCGTTGTTTACGGCGATGACGAGCGGGATGCCAGTCGATCTGGTAGGTGCCAAACAATCCGGCACTAGTCTCGCCGATCACATCGCCGAACATGGTCTAACTGACTGGCTCGCAACGGTGCGCCGCCATCATGAAGGTACGTATCAACACTGCCTGCTTGTCACGGGCATCGCCATCGATTTCGGACTTAGCCTCGGAGTAGGAAGGGCCGATCTCGAACGCCTGCACGAAGCCGCGCTGTTCCATGACGTTGGAAAAGCCAAGATACCGCTCGCGATTCTCGACAAGCCTGGGCGACTCGATGCGGGAGAACGAGCGCTCATCGAGACCCATCCTACAGCCGGATATGAAGCTCTGAAGGCGCAAAAAGGAATCTCAGCCGAAATACTTGATGCTGTCCGACACCACCATGAGTAA
- a CDS encoding division plane positioning ATPase MipZ → MLHATDIAGAGSPYVVVIGNEKGGSGKTTLAMHLAIALLKEGHRVGTIDLDSNQRGLTRYIENRRIWAHHRRIELELPLHGFVPRAGRAKLEDNEAEELSAFEDTVCDLRKFVDFLVIDTPSTDTYLMRLAHLVADTVLTPVADSFLDLGTLASIDPITHEVTGTGHYAEMVCEARRHRREFDQGGTDWVVIRNRSARGRLVRRSVAELGTRLGLRDVEGCAERIVYRQYFPAGLTALDALDEAALGATPDRSHQLAQREIRMLVGLLNLPTSERARRRAAARKEWFASSSAPLGVDELLIE, encoded by the coding sequence ATGCTGCACGCGACAGATATCGCAGGGGCAGGATCGCCGTACGTCGTCGTCATCGGTAATGAGAAAGGCGGCTCCGGGAAGACGACGCTTGCCATGCATCTGGCTATCGCACTCCTAAAGGAGGGCCATCGGGTCGGGACCATTGATCTCGACAGCAATCAGAGAGGCCTGACGCGATACATCGAAAATCGGCGCATTTGGGCGCACCATCGGCGGATCGAACTCGAACTGCCGCTGCATGGCTTCGTTCCGCGCGCCGGCCGCGCGAAGCTGGAGGACAACGAAGCCGAGGAATTGTCTGCCTTCGAGGACACCGTTTGCGACCTCCGGAAGTTCGTCGACTTCCTGGTGATCGATACGCCCTCGACCGACACATATCTGATGCGCCTTGCGCATCTGGTGGCCGACACGGTGCTGACACCGGTCGCCGACAGTTTTCTTGACCTCGGCACGCTGGCCTCGATCGATCCCATCACGCATGAGGTGACGGGAACCGGTCACTACGCGGAAATGGTGTGCGAGGCCCGCAGGCATCGGCGCGAGTTTGACCAAGGCGGTACCGATTGGGTCGTCATCCGCAATCGCTCGGCGCGGGGCCGACTGGTACGTCGCAGCGTTGCCGAGCTGGGCACCAGGCTGGGCCTCAGGGACGTCGAAGGCTGTGCTGAGCGGATCGTGTATCGCCAGTACTTCCCCGCGGGTCTGACCGCCCTCGATGCGCTGGACGAAGCGGCCCTCGGCGCCACTCCCGATCGGTCACACCAATTGGCTCAACGGGAGATTCGCATGCTCGTCGGCTTGTTGAACCTGCCGACCAGCGAGCGCGCGCGCCGCAGGGCGGCCGCGCGCAAAGAGTGGTTTGCTTCGTCAAGCGCACCACTCGGCGTCGATGAATTGTTGATCGAATAG
- a CDS encoding AAA family ATPase: MSAPAQSAASAGCAEGIVPMPENLGVSLEQIAARLGGTVRRDGNGPYVAAPGPGHSTKDASLTVRIDPSAPDGFLVNSFSDKDRDAIALKDYVRDKADLPAFKAKKATDNSNGTRSATSAEIAARRAAATARAVAALAKGTASAGTAVATYDYAATDGSLLYQVVRYEPKDFRQRRPDGSGGWITHNVFEGISRVPYRLADLAKYPDGTVFVTEGEKDADNVAALGLCATTVAGGVWTADCTAPFAGRDIFILEDNDRAGRDKALAAARALHGLARSIRIVSFADLPPKGDVSDWLALDPEKHDADALTAHCLAAPKWQPSAVLPPVTDTPCPPEPLGEWDAGEDDRPIPPRGWLLGNVFCRRYVSSLIADGGTGKTALRMAQLLSLATGRKLTGAHVFVRSRVLIVSLEDDADELRRRLRAACLHHRVERRELKGWLFLASPGKAGGKIMTMDQHGRPVIGDLAGKLAHAITARQIDIVSLDPFVKVHTVEENSNSQIDEVVQVLSDLAGQFDIAVDVPHHASKGPADPGNPNRGRGASSMRDAARLVYTLTAMSPEEAQTLGLNEADRRNLIRMDSAKVNIAPPTVEAKWFRIIGIDLGNATEMYPNGDQVQTIEPWSPPDTFEGLSSALLNEILTDIETGTPDGNRYTDAPNAFDRAAWRVIVKHCPNKSEAAARKVIKTWTMSGLLIRKPYENPVTRKTVTGFWIDPAKRPS, encoded by the coding sequence GTGTCCGCACCGGCGCAGTCAGCCGCGAGTGCCGGCTGCGCCGAAGGGATCGTGCCAATGCCCGAAAACCTAGGCGTCAGTCTAGAGCAAATCGCCGCCAGACTCGGTGGCACAGTCCGCAGGGACGGAAATGGCCCATATGTCGCCGCGCCCGGTCCCGGACATTCCACCAAGGATGCCAGCTTGACGGTCAGGATTGATCCGTCCGCGCCGGACGGTTTCCTCGTGAACAGCTTCTCGGACAAGGACAGGGATGCCATCGCCCTCAAGGATTACGTCCGGGACAAAGCGGACCTGCCGGCCTTCAAGGCGAAGAAAGCCACAGACAATTCGAACGGGACACGGTCAGCAACTTCCGCGGAGATCGCCGCAAGGCGCGCCGCCGCCACCGCACGGGCTGTGGCCGCACTGGCGAAAGGGACCGCGTCCGCGGGCACGGCGGTGGCGACATACGACTACGCCGCCACCGATGGCAGCCTGCTCTACCAGGTGGTGCGCTACGAACCGAAGGACTTTCGGCAACGCCGACCCGACGGCTCTGGCGGCTGGATCACCCACAACGTGTTCGAGGGTATCTCGCGCGTTCCGTACAGGCTTGCTGATCTCGCGAAATATCCAGATGGCACCGTTTTTGTCACCGAAGGCGAGAAGGACGCCGATAATGTCGCCGCGCTCGGACTCTGCGCGACTACGGTTGCAGGTGGCGTATGGACCGCAGATTGTACCGCGCCGTTCGCCGGCCGCGACATCTTCATTCTTGAGGACAACGACAGGGCAGGACGCGACAAAGCACTTGCAGCCGCGAGGGCGCTGCATGGCCTCGCCAGGAGCATCCGCATTGTCTCGTTCGCCGATCTGCCTCCCAAGGGCGACGTGAGCGATTGGCTCGCGCTTGATCCTGAGAAACATGATGCCGATGCCCTGACCGCTCACTGTCTCGCCGCACCGAAGTGGCAGCCCAGTGCGGTGTTGCCGCCCGTGACCGACACGCCGTGTCCGCCGGAACCGCTAGGCGAGTGGGACGCCGGCGAGGATGATCGGCCGATTCCGCCACGCGGGTGGTTGCTCGGCAACGTCTTCTGCCGACGTTATGTCAGCTCGCTGATCGCCGATGGTGGTACCGGGAAAACGGCGCTGCGCATGGCGCAACTGCTTTCTCTTGCCACCGGCCGGAAGCTAACGGGCGCTCATGTTTTCGTACGTTCGCGTGTGCTGATCGTTTCACTTGAAGATGATGCCGACGAGTTGCGCCGCCGGCTCAGAGCAGCCTGCTTGCACCACCGCGTTGAGCGCCGTGAACTCAAAGGCTGGCTGTTTCTGGCGTCACCGGGCAAAGCCGGTGGCAAGATCATGACAATGGATCAGCATGGGCGGCCGGTCATTGGTGACCTTGCCGGCAAACTCGCGCATGCGATAACGGCACGCCAAATCGACATCGTCAGCCTCGATCCGTTTGTGAAAGTGCATACGGTCGAGGAAAACAGCAACAGCCAAATCGACGAGGTGGTGCAAGTCCTGAGTGATCTCGCTGGGCAATTCGATATCGCCGTCGATGTGCCGCACCATGCCTCGAAGGGACCCGCCGATCCCGGCAATCCCAATCGAGGTCGCGGCGCCAGCAGCATGAGGGACGCTGCCAGGTTGGTTTATACATTGACGGCCATGAGCCCCGAGGAGGCGCAGACCCTCGGCCTAAACGAAGCCGATCGCCGCAATCTGATCCGCATGGACAGCGCCAAGGTCAACATCGCGCCACCGACCGTCGAGGCCAAATGGTTCCGGATTATAGGCATCGATCTCGGCAACGCGACCGAAATGTATCCGAACGGCGATCAGGTGCAGACGATCGAACCGTGGTCGCCGCCTGACACCTTCGAAGGACTAAGCAGCGCCCTGCTCAACGAAATCCTAACCGACATCGAGACCGGCACCCCTGACGGCAACCGATATACCGATGCACCGAACGCTTTCGATCGTGCGGCATGGCGCGTCATTGTGAAACATTGCCCGAACAAGAGCGAAGCGGCGGCGCGAAAGGTCATCAAGACCTGGACGATGTCGGGCCTTCTGATCCGTAAGCCTTACGAAAACCCGGTGACCCGGAAGACCGTTACCGGTTTCTGGATCGACCCCGCGAAGAGGCCGTCATGA
- a CDS encoding SDR family oxidoreductase: protein MDLHLRGKRVLITGASKGIGAAAAEAFAEEGCHLLLAARSGDQLKVLTERLRSAHQIDATASVVDLRKAEDVARLAKEAADIDIVVNNAGDIPGGSIDKIDEATWRHAWELKVFGYINLTRMIYAQMKAKGGGVIVNDIGAAGEKFDANYICGSAGNAALMAFTRALGGKSLADNIRVVGINPGPVGTDRHVTLLKTRAKHQFDDENLYKEFQRSLPLGRPAHAREIGDLMAFLASDRSGYTSGVIYTVDGGISAGWG from the coding sequence ATGGATCTGCATCTGCGTGGCAAGCGCGTCCTGATCACGGGCGCGTCCAAGGGCATCGGCGCAGCCGCTGCCGAGGCGTTCGCCGAGGAAGGCTGCCATCTCCTCCTCGCTGCCCGCAGCGGCGATCAGCTCAAGGTGCTGACCGAGCGCTTGCGCTCCGCGCACCAGATCGATGCAACGGCGAGCGTCGTGGATTTGCGCAAGGCCGAGGACGTCGCGCGCCTCGCCAAGGAAGCCGCCGACATCGACATCGTCGTCAACAATGCCGGCGACATTCCCGGCGGCTCCATCGACAAGATCGACGAGGCGACCTGGCGGCACGCCTGGGAGCTGAAAGTGTTCGGCTACATCAACCTCACGCGCATGATCTATGCGCAGATGAAGGCGAAGGGCGGCGGCGTGATCGTCAACGACATCGGCGCGGCCGGCGAGAAGTTCGACGCCAACTACATCTGCGGCAGCGCCGGCAATGCCGCGCTGATGGCTTTCACGCGCGCGCTCGGAGGCAAGAGCCTTGCCGACAACATCCGCGTGGTCGGCATCAATCCCGGCCCAGTCGGCACCGACCGTCACGTGACGCTGCTGAAGACGCGGGCAAAGCACCAGTTCGATGACGAGAACCTCTACAAGGAATTCCAGAGGAGCCTTCCGCTCGGCAGGCCTGCGCATGCGCGCGAGATCGGTGACCTCATGGCGTTCCTGGCGTCGGATCGCTCCGGCTATACGTCGGGCGTGATTTATACGGTGGATGGCGGCATCAGCGCGGGGTGGGGTTAA
- a CDS encoding tyrosine-type recombinase/integrase: MPKPRNSSLETPTARLRLPIKKRPHWQRLGPGLSLGYRRNEGTGTWSIRASDGRGGEWLKKFGIADDYETADGKGVLDYSQAITAARKLVRGGDDDDVPEEQGNKPVTLDIAMTRYEYDLTARGANVYNARTPRGHLTAALLSKPVPLLGAQELRKWRDGLLAKMAPASVNRHCKNIIAALNLAASQDQRIRNRHAWQTGLQMLPDATEANNVILPDDHVSKLVTASYVRDEMLGLLMDVLAVTGTRPSQAARLNVRDLVMHKSEPKLMMPKSGKGGGRNRSRKRVERYSVPITQALAIKLAKTAVGRPAHAPLLVQSNGKSWGLDGKGVSDDYREDITEVIKSIGLDPNEVTPYALRHSSIVRQLLRNVPVRVVAATHNTSVAEIERTYSKYITEHSDAVSRRALLHHDAAPLADNVVALAG; this comes from the coding sequence ATGCCAAAGCCTCGCAACTCATCGCTCGAAACGCCCACCGCGCGCCTTAGACTGCCGATCAAGAAGCGCCCGCACTGGCAGAGATTAGGCCCTGGCCTGTCGCTTGGCTATCGGCGCAACGAGGGCACGGGAACATGGTCTATCCGCGCGAGCGACGGACGTGGCGGCGAGTGGTTGAAGAAATTCGGCATCGCCGACGACTACGAGACGGCAGATGGCAAGGGTGTACTCGATTACTCGCAGGCGATCACCGCAGCCCGCAAGCTGGTGCGCGGCGGCGATGACGATGACGTTCCCGAGGAACAGGGTAACAAGCCGGTCACCCTCGATATTGCAATGACCCGCTATGAATATGATCTGACCGCACGGGGCGCGAATGTCTACAATGCGCGGACGCCGCGAGGACACCTGACCGCCGCGTTGCTATCAAAGCCGGTGCCTCTGCTCGGCGCCCAGGAATTGCGCAAGTGGCGCGATGGCCTGCTGGCGAAGATGGCCCCGGCTAGCGTCAACCGTCATTGCAAAAACATCATCGCCGCACTCAACCTTGCAGCCTCGCAGGATCAGCGCATCCGGAACAGACACGCATGGCAGACCGGTTTGCAGATGCTGCCGGATGCCACTGAGGCCAACAACGTCATCCTCCCCGATGATCACGTCAGCAAACTGGTCACGGCTTCGTATGTCCGCGACGAAATGCTCGGACTACTGATGGACGTGCTCGCGGTGACGGGAACCCGCCCGTCGCAGGCCGCGCGGCTTAATGTGCGAGACCTCGTTATGCACAAGTCCGAGCCGAAGCTGATGATGCCGAAGTCTGGCAAGGGTGGCGGACGCAACCGCTCGCGCAAGAGAGTCGAGCGGTACAGCGTGCCGATCACGCAAGCACTGGCGATCAAACTGGCGAAGACTGCTGTTGGCCGGCCGGCCCATGCACCGCTGCTGGTGCAGAGCAACGGCAAGAGTTGGGGACTGGACGGTAAAGGGGTCAGCGACGACTATCGCGAGGATATCACTGAGGTCATCAAGTCCATTGGCCTCGATCCCAATGAGGTGACGCCCTACGCGCTGCGGCACAGCAGCATCGTGCGGCAGTTGCTCAGAAACGTCCCGGTCCGGGTCGTCGCCGCAACCCACAACACGTCGGTTGCCGAGATCGAGCGGACTTACAGCAAGTACATCACCGAACATAGCGATGCGGTCTCGCGTCGGGCGCTGCTGCATCATGACGCCGCGCCGCTTGCCGACAATGTCGTCGCGCTGGCGGGCTGA
- a CDS encoding tartrate dehydrogenase encodes MSKKQYRIAVIPGDGIGKEVMPEGLRVLETAAKKHGVSLHFDHFDFSSWDYYEKHGQMMPDDWKEKIGKHDAIYFGAVGWPAKIPDHVSLWGSLIKFRREFDQYVNLRPVRLMPGVPSPLANRKPGDIDFWVVRENTEGEYSSVGGRMFPDTDREFVTQQTVMTRVGVDRILKFAFELAQSRPKKHLTSATKSNGISITMPYWDERVEAMAKKFPGVKWDKYHIDILTANFVLHPDWFDVVVGSNLFGDILSDLGPACTGTIGIAPSGNINPEGNFPSVFEPVHGSAPDIAGQGIANPIGAIWSGAMMLEHLGEKEAGKSIVDAIERTLAERTLRTKDLGGNADTTACGKAVAEMVD; translated from the coding sequence ATGAGCAAGAAGCAATACCGGATCGCGGTCATTCCCGGCGACGGCATCGGCAAGGAAGTGATGCCCGAAGGCCTGCGTGTTTTGGAAACGGCAGCAAAGAAGCACGGGGTCTCCCTGCATTTCGACCATTTCGACTTTTCGTCCTGGGACTATTACGAGAAGCACGGCCAGATGATGCCGGACGACTGGAAGGAGAAGATCGGCAAGCACGACGCGATCTACTTCGGCGCGGTCGGCTGGCCCGCCAAGATCCCCGATCACGTCTCGCTGTGGGGTTCGCTGATCAAGTTCCGCCGCGAGTTCGACCAGTATGTGAACCTGCGCCCGGTGCGCCTGATGCCCGGCGTGCCGTCGCCGCTGGCAAATCGCAAGCCCGGTGACATCGATTTCTGGGTGGTGCGCGAGAACACGGAAGGCGAATATTCCTCTGTCGGCGGCCGCATGTTCCCGGACACCGATCGCGAATTCGTCACGCAGCAGACGGTGATGACCCGCGTGGGCGTCGACCGCATCCTCAAGTTCGCCTTCGAGCTCGCGCAGTCGCGGCCGAAGAAGCACCTGACTTCGGCGACCAAGTCCAACGGCATCTCCATCACCATGCCCTATTGGGACGAGCGCGTGGAGGCGATGGCGAAGAAGTTTCCGGGCGTGAAGTGGGACAAGTATCACATCGACATTTTGACGGCGAACTTTGTGCTGCACCCGGACTGGTTCGACGTCGTGGTCGGCTCGAATTTGTTCGGCGACATCCTCTCCGATCTCGGCCCTGCCTGCACCGGCACCATCGGCATTGCGCCGTCCGGCAATATCAATCCCGAGGGAAATTTCCCGTCGGTGTTCGAGCCGGTACACGGCTCGGCGCCCGACATCGCGGGGCAGGGCATCGCCAACCCGATCGGCGCAATCTGGTCGGGCGCGATGATGTTGGAGCATCTCGGCGAGAAGGAAGCCGGCAAGTCGATTGTGGACGCGATCGAACGCACGCTGGCCGAACGCACGCTGCGCACGAAAGATCTCGGCGGCAATGCGGATACGACGGCCTGCGGCAAGGCGGTCGCGGAGATGGTGGATTAG
- a CDS encoding HlyD family secretion protein → MHIERFIRSRIVRRSLALGIIALSGWALLPYVTYRIAPSAFVNAELMRVTAPFAGQLSSDLPRKGEYFQRTRVVPLVEARSPDRRHLMDLDQQLAMSTKRAELARRQLEEIAELDRKLRDRSEDYRLGMVARLSHEIGETEVEKGGCLAEARQRNDVAGRMERLVKLGISSQIRSAEAQASQEATATRCQMADQRLQRLKTELGAAEKGLYLRGDANDVPYSQQQRERLVLRRQELETDLLQNSSRAAQLAAEIAEERTRLDRLDHYDLALPAAHVVWSVAASPGSMVTEGQSVFDFADCERRFIVVELPERDFEKIKAGDAATVRLIGSREWKIGQIRQVRGSAAYGDDRLLAARVPRPDPGNITVEISLSPNETSADRNGSCDIGRLAEVRFERRADGLLRLVSSKLKWLTARLEFDQSSL, encoded by the coding sequence TTGCATATCGAACGTTTCATTCGTAGCCGGATTGTCCGTCGCTCCCTGGCGCTCGGGATCATCGCTCTGAGCGGATGGGCTCTGCTGCCGTATGTGACCTATCGGATCGCTCCCTCCGCATTCGTCAATGCCGAGCTCATGCGGGTGACGGCACCGTTTGCGGGTCAGCTCTCGTCAGACCTTCCACGCAAGGGTGAATATTTCCAGCGCACCCGGGTGGTGCCGCTGGTCGAGGCGCGTTCGCCGGATCGCCGGCACCTCATGGACCTTGATCAGCAGCTTGCCATGTCCACCAAACGCGCCGAGCTCGCACGCCGGCAACTCGAGGAAATCGCCGAGCTCGATCGCAAGCTCCGCGACCGCAGCGAGGACTATCGTTTGGGGATGGTCGCGCGCCTGAGCCACGAGATCGGCGAAACGGAAGTTGAAAAAGGCGGCTGTCTCGCCGAGGCGCGGCAGCGGAACGATGTCGCGGGCCGGATGGAGAGGCTCGTGAAGCTCGGCATCAGTTCGCAGATTCGCTCCGCTGAGGCTCAAGCTTCCCAGGAGGCAACCGCAACGCGGTGCCAGATGGCCGATCAACGCCTGCAGCGCCTCAAGACCGAGTTGGGGGCGGCCGAGAAGGGTCTTTATCTTCGTGGCGATGCCAATGACGTGCCCTATTCTCAGCAGCAGCGCGAGCGGCTTGTCCTCCGCCGCCAGGAGCTCGAGACAGACCTGTTGCAGAACAGCTCGCGTGCCGCGCAGCTGGCCGCGGAAATCGCCGAGGAACGCACTCGACTTGATCGTCTCGATCACTACGATCTGGCTTTGCCCGCAGCCCATGTGGTCTGGTCGGTCGCGGCCAGCCCTGGCTCGATGGTCACGGAAGGGCAATCGGTCTTCGATTTTGCAGATTGCGAGCGTCGGTTTATCGTTGTTGAACTACCCGAGCGCGATTTCGAGAAGATCAAGGCCGGAGATGCGGCTACCGTCCGCCTGATTGGGAGTCGCGAATGGAAGATCGGCCAGATCCGGCAAGTCCGCGGATCGGCAGCGTACGGCGATGATCGGCTGCTTGCGGCTCGGGTGCCACGGCCTGATCCGGGCAACATTACCGTTGAGATATCGCTTTCGCCCAATGAGACGTCGGCCGACCGCAACGGCTCCTGCGATATCGGACGGTTGGCTGAGGTGCGCTTCGAGCGCAGAGCCGACGGCCTGCTACGATTGGTCAGCTCGAAGTTGAAATGGCTGACCGCTCGCCTGGAGTTCGACCAGTCGTCCCTGTGA